In a genomic window of Pirellulales bacterium:
- the flgC gene encoding flagellar basal body rod protein FlgC, with translation MFTSLDISTSALIAQRTRMDAISGNIANLSTTRNEAGEAVPYQPRFVVFKTDEQTKTPEGAVGVRVDSVETSQKEPLWRYQPGHPDAQHEGPHKGYVAYPNIDMTTEFVDSLNATRAYEANIGVIEASKSMFGQALKIIG, from the coding sequence ATGTTCACCTCTCTCGATATCAGCACCAGCGCGCTCATCGCCCAGCGCACCCGCATGGACGCGATCTCGGGCAATATCGCGAATCTTTCGACCACGCGCAACGAGGCGGGGGAAGCGGTCCCTTATCAGCCTCGGTTCGTCGTTTTCAAGACCGACGAGCAGACCAAGACGCCGGAAGGGGCCGTCGGAGTTCGCGTCGATTCCGTCGAGACGTCGCAGAAGGAGCCGCTCTGGCGATACCAACCGGGGCATCCCGATGCCCAGCACGAAGGCCCGCACAAGGGCTACGTCGCCTATCCCAATATCGACATGACCACGGAATTCGTCGACTCGCTCAACGCCACGCGAGCCTATGAAGCGAACATCGGCGTAATCGAAGCCAGCAAGAGCATGTTCGGCCAGGCATTGAAAATTATCGGATAA
- a CDS encoding sigma-54 dependent transcriptional regulator encodes MNAKTIELAVATPSVAGRVLVVDDHLQARESMADVLRHAGHQVECLASAAEALKGLERESFDVVITDLQMPGMSGLEFIHHLERRPHGAQVLMVTAHASVASAVDAMRHGAFDYIEKPFDVEQLEQLVARAIQHGRLLDRRPTVQQPGQFGPVTMIGASQAMQAMRSRIQQVARTSETVLITGESGTGKELVARSVHAASDRAAAPLVSLNCPVLSVHLMESELFGHERGAFTGADNPRTGRFELADGGTILLDEITEIDLSLQAKLLRVLQERTFEKVGSSATREVDVRVLATTNRDLRQEVAAGRFREDLYYRLAVVPLVVPPLRERREDVAELAEHFLWRAAARLHREPCALERGALDLLINYRWPGNVRELENIITRASVLNLGNPISADELRDWLIDGPAGTAGHQRPIASATDDSIEVGLNLDDMERKLIEATLERFNGHRAKTAQALGIGIRTLSGKLKAYGYAPRAKAFGEVQSAKYEVRKI; translated from the coding sequence ATGAACGCTAAAACGATCGAACTTGCCGTCGCAACGCCGTCCGTCGCCGGCCGGGTGTTGGTCGTCGACGATCACCTTCAGGCCCGCGAATCGATGGCCGACGTGCTACGGCATGCCGGCCATCAGGTGGAGTGCCTGGCGAGCGCGGCCGAGGCCCTGAAAGGGCTCGAGCGCGAGAGCTTCGACGTCGTGATCACCGATTTGCAAATGCCGGGCATGAGCGGCTTGGAATTCATTCATCATCTCGAGCGCCGGCCGCACGGAGCACAGGTGCTGATGGTCACGGCGCACGCTTCCGTCGCCTCGGCTGTCGATGCGATGCGGCACGGGGCGTTCGACTATATCGAAAAGCCCTTCGACGTCGAGCAGCTCGAGCAGCTTGTCGCCCGAGCGATCCAACATGGTCGGCTGCTCGATCGGCGACCGACGGTGCAGCAGCCGGGCCAATTCGGGCCGGTCACGATGATCGGCGCCAGCCAGGCGATGCAAGCCATGCGATCGAGGATCCAGCAGGTCGCCCGGACGTCCGAGACGGTGCTCATCACCGGCGAAAGCGGCACGGGAAAGGAACTCGTCGCCCGCTCGGTGCATGCCGCCAGCGACCGCGCCGCGGCGCCGCTGGTCAGCCTGAATTGCCCCGTGCTCTCGGTTCATCTCATGGAAAGCGAATTGTTCGGCCATGAGCGGGGCGCATTCACCGGGGCGGATAACCCGCGGACGGGGCGTTTCGAATTGGCCGACGGCGGCACGATCCTGCTCGACGAAATCACCGAGATCGATCTGAGCTTGCAGGCCAAGCTGCTCCGCGTGCTGCAAGAGCGGACGTTCGAGAAGGTCGGCTCGAGCGCGACGCGCGAAGTCGACGTCCGTGTGTTGGCCACGACGAACCGCGACCTGCGGCAGGAGGTCGCGGCCGGCCGGTTTCGCGAGGACCTGTATTACCGGCTCGCCGTCGTGCCGCTGGTGGTCCCGCCGCTGCGCGAACGCCGCGAGGACGTCGCCGAATTGGCCGAGCATTTTCTCTGGCGGGCGGCTGCGCGGCTGCACCGCGAACCGTGCGCCCTGGAGCGCGGCGCGCTGGATTTGTTGATCAACTACCGTTGGCCCGGCAACGTGCGCGAGCTAGAAAACATCATTACGCGGGCCAGCGTGCTGAATCTGGGCAATCCGATCTCAGCCGACGAACTGCGCGACTGGTTGATCGATGGGCCAGCCGGCACGGCCGGGCATCAAAGACCGATCGCGTCGGCGACGGACGATTCAATCGAAGTCGGCCTGAATCTCGATGACATGGAACGGAAGCTGATCGAAGCGACGCTCGAACGATTCAACGGCCATCGAGCCAAAACGGCGCAGGCCCTGGGGATTGGCATTCGCACGCTGTCGGGAAAGCTTAAAGCCTATGGATATGCTCCGCGAGCGAAAGCATTTGGTGAAGTACAAAGTGCTAAGTACGAAGTACGAAAGATTTGA
- a CDS encoding ATP-binding protein, protein MTRSLTFADPTSLDASADLETVLAAWHGATVRLEQTHEALRNEVQRLTHELEIKNRELARKSRLADIGQMASHVAHEVRNSLVPVTLYLSLLRRRLSDDSGSRDIVEKIAVGFMDLEATVNDLLQFTADRDPCWQRIEVRNLVEEVLGSLAPQFVAQSIETILDVPHQQMVTADREMLRRAVLNLSLNALDAMPDGGRLFITTYFGPDGLELEIADTGPGLSEQAQRRAFEPFFTTKSNGTGLGLAIVDRIAEVHGGDVAAANCPEGGAAFTIRIPTRRLEAAA, encoded by the coding sequence ATGACACGTTCCCTGACGTTCGCAGATCCGACATCGCTCGACGCCAGCGCCGATCTGGAAACCGTCTTGGCGGCCTGGCACGGCGCTACGGTGCGGCTGGAGCAAACCCATGAGGCCCTGCGCAACGAAGTGCAGCGGCTCACGCACGAGCTGGAGATCAAGAACCGCGAGTTGGCCCGCAAGAGCCGCCTGGCCGATATCGGCCAGATGGCCTCGCACGTGGCCCATGAGGTCCGCAACAGCCTGGTGCCGGTGACGCTCTATTTGAGTCTCTTGCGGCGACGGCTCTCGGACGATTCGGGAAGTCGCGACATCGTCGAGAAAATCGCCGTCGGCTTCATGGACCTCGAAGCGACCGTCAACGATCTGTTGCAATTCACGGCCGATCGCGATCCTTGCTGGCAGCGGATTGAAGTGCGGAACCTTGTCGAGGAAGTGCTCGGCTCTTTGGCGCCGCAGTTTGTCGCGCAATCCATCGAAACGATCCTCGACGTGCCGCACCAGCAGATGGTCACGGCCGATCGCGAGATGCTCCGCCGCGCTGTCCTCAACCTGTCGCTCAATGCTCTGGACGCGATGCCCGACGGCGGGCGGTTGTTCATCACCACATATTTTGGTCCCGACGGGCTGGAACTTGAGATCGCCGACACGGGACCGGGCCTTTCCGAGCAAGCCCAACGACGGGCCTTCGAACCGTTTTTCACCACCAAGAGCAACGGCACGGGGCTCGGCTTGGCCATCGTCGACCGGATCGCCGAAGTTCACGGTGGCGACGTCGCGGCCGCGAACTGCCCAGAAGGGGGCGCCGCGTTTACCATTCGAATTCCGACGCGCCGTTTGGAGGCCGCCGCATGA
- the fliE gene encoding flagellar hook-basal body complex protein FliE, giving the protein MNTIGKLSTAASSAAAPLGAASLGGAGAAKESGEGSFKNLLLDSIKQVNTMQQDADHAVENLFTGGDVDPAQVLTAVQKADIAFRMMMQIRNKLTSAFQEIKGIQI; this is encoded by the coding sequence ATGAACACGATAGGCAAACTTAGCACGGCTGCTTCATCCGCCGCGGCGCCGCTCGGCGCCGCCTCGCTCGGCGGCGCGGGAGCTGCGAAGGAATCGGGCGAAGGGTCGTTCAAGAATCTCCTGCTCGATTCGATCAAGCAGGTTAACACAATGCAGCAAGACGCCGATCACGCGGTCGAAAACTTGTTCACCGGCGGCGACGTCGATCCGGCGCAAGTGCTCACCGCCGTGCAAAAGGCCGATATCGCTTTCCGCATGATGATGCAGATTCGAAATAAACTCACCTCGGCATTTCAAGAGATCAAGGGGATTCAGATTTAG
- the flgB gene encoding flagellar basal body rod protein FlgB, with translation MLPTLFNSTTIPILEKVIGFSEARHNVLAGNIANLDTPGYRAKDLSPALFQSQLKEAIETRHQQAAEPGGANPLGGTAADSEDPFAGVRETMKSLVYHDQSDNDLERQVAELTKNQMQYNLAVTIMTNQFRLLQSAISEQA, from the coding sequence ATGCTCCCGACGTTATTCAATTCGACCACAATCCCCATACTCGAGAAGGTGATCGGGTTCAGCGAGGCGCGGCACAACGTGCTGGCGGGCAATATCGCCAACCTCGACACGCCCGGCTACCGGGCCAAGGATTTGTCGCCCGCCCTATTCCAGAGCCAACTGAAAGAGGCGATCGAAACTCGCCACCAACAGGCCGCGGAACCGGGAGGCGCCAACCCGCTCGGGGGAACAGCCGCCGACAGCGAAGACCCGTTTGCCGGCGTGCGCGAAACGATGAAGAGCCTAGTCTATCACGACCAGAGCGATAACGACCTCGAACGGCAGGTCGCCGAATTGACCAAGAATCAAATGCAATACAACCTGGCCGTGACGATCATGACCAATCAGTTCCGGCTGCTCCAATCCGCGATCAGCGAACAAGCGTAG